From Aspergillus fumigatus Af293 chromosome 5, whole genome shotgun sequence, a single genomic window includes:
- a CDS encoding Sec7 domain-containing protein has product MSTSSLSIAVDPVALVTTECITVTSSMRKHARWAHSSVAAILGGNASSRVYEKDTSAPPSPRNGAASPRPRSRLSVMDDDHALANRWGLRGKKGKSMQDNPLISAFTRLRSDLKDCKDIRTFDTPALLHPFLQVIRSSSTSASITSLALIAITKFFAYNIINRDSPRLSMAMQLLSAAITHCRFEASDSAADEIVLLRILKLMEGMLSRPEGELLGDESVCEMMETGLSMCCQVRLSEVLRRSAEMAMVNMCQVIFSRLSQLEVTESVDSGSLTTAGNSAEQTGLKMDPSVDGNTVTSQHPSAMGSDTAGPERERTGGDEPSDQAAGGSAVAAPPNPEDDFGNEVEPYSLPSIRELFRVLIDLLDPHNRQHTDPMRVMALRIIDVALEVAGPSIAKHPSLAALAKDDLCRHLFQLVRSENLAILSGSLRVAGTLLLTCRSVLKLQQELYLSYLVACLHPRVEIPREPGIDPALYDGVPQAPKLVKPPPSQTSSGRSTPVPVKDRQKLGLEGGSRRPETREAMVESIGVLARIPSFMVELFVNYDCEVDRADLCEDMVGLLSRNAFPDSATWSTTNVPPLCLDALLGYVQFIYDRLEDEPRYEGFPSKELLKSQRKKKRIIIQGAQKFNENPKAGIAYLAAHGIIENPDDPVLVARFLKGTTRISKKVLGEFISKKSNEAILDAFVDLFDFSGKTVVDALRDLLGAFRLPGESALIERIVTTFSDKFVQKAHPKGVADKDALFVLTYGIIMLNTDAYNPNIRPQNRMTCNDFARNLRGVNAGEDFAPEFLQEIYDSIKQNEIILPDEHENKHAFDYAWRELLLKSSSAGDLVVGETNIYDSEMFEATWKPVVATLSYVFMSASDDAVYSRVVMGFDQCAQIAARYGITEAFDRIIFSLASISTLATDKPPSTALNTEVQAGKKTVMVSELAVKFGRDFRAQLATVVLFRVLAGNESVVQQSWKYVFQILSNLFVNSLIPPFESDMIAELGIPSIPLQPPSQVVDRDARGSESGLLSAFTSYLSSYAADDPPEPSDEELDNTLCTVDCVAACAINDVLFNIKSLPLSSITRVVESLMAELPEETTPAVIVVKPERPIPSPRSPNGRTVTQKSNYDPKMIYYLELATVLTLRDQGTIEALGERLATVLQAFIRDATNLHSLALSRIVSYLFNLLRLSHDQSFMRVPVILHGISSFEQDVLESVAVPTIKGLSQCISEQGLLRNELTVSPDFWSILQRLHQHTEAAPLVFELLRRIIESVPPIVTADNYESAVGLANDFISAGSVGYIEERQRDVAYRRSKGVKPSKPSENEVVARGVKAVGLIYHLTNRVPTLIKQSHLEEREGTYEACLVGAELAINFDNAVAWSAYWSPIFQSLSAQCINPCRDIRHHAVSTLQRCLLSVHIDSTDDKEWTGIFDQVLFPLILLLLKPEVYHSDPLGMGETRVQAATLVCKIFLRYLDQLPNREGMLELWLKILDILDRMMNSGQGDSLVREVAFLELSRNGYTNYHLQAEAIPESLKNILLVMADGGHLVPPSQDPSKEPIWTETKKRLERFLPDLFKEIFPEDLIEKPAAVPAVSSPISSSHDNTNATDANVGESQPTPGQSEIEGEAIKPETKTD; this is encoded by the exons ATGTCAACGTCCTCCCTGTCCATCGCTGTTGATCCAGTGGCTCTGGTGACAACAGAATGCATCACTGTCACCTCGTCAATGCGCAAACATGCCCGCTGGGCTCATTCGTCGGTTGCCGCCATTCTTGGTGGAAATGCTTCCTCCCGGGTTTATGAGAAAGATACATCTGCCCCTCCGAGCCCCCGCAATGGCGCAGCCTCTCCCCGTCCCCGTTCGAGACTGTCTGTCATGGATGACGATCATGCTTTGGCCAACCGATGGGGCCTGAGGGGTAAGAAAGGCAAGAGCATGCAAGATAACCCTCTGATCTCCGCGTTTACGCGGTTACGGAGCGACTTAAAGGATTGCAAAGACATTCGGACCTTCGATACACCGGCACTCTTGCACCCCTTCCTGCAAGTCATCCGgtcatcctcaacctcggcctCGATCACCTCCCTCGCCCTGATTGCTATCACCAAGTTCTTCGCGTATAACATCATTAACCGCGACTCCCCTCGGCTCTCCATGGCCATGCAGCTCTTGTCGGCCGCCATAACCCATTGTCGTTTTGAGGCCAGTGACTCCGCTGCGGATGAGATTGTTCTGTTGAGGATCCTCAAACTGATGGAGGGAATGCTATCCCGACCGGAGGGAGAGCTGCTTGGCGATGAAAGTGTCTGTGAAATGATGGAAACTGGCTTGAGCATGTGCTGCCAAGTGCGCCTCTCGGAAGTGCTGCGGCGTTCCGCCGAAATGGCGATGGTCAATATGTGCCAAGTGATCTTTTCACGGTTGTCGCAGCTGGAAGTTACAGAGTCGGTCGATTCGGGCTCTCTGACCACAGCCGGGAACAGTGCCGAACAGACGGGCCTTAAGATGGATCCCTCTGTTGATGGGAACACCGTAACCTCCCAACATCCTTCCGCCATGGGCTCCGACACTGCAGGACCGGAACGAGAGCGCACTGGCGGCGATGAGCCGTCCGATCAAGCTGCCGGCGGGAGTGCTGTCGCCGCGCCTCCGAATCCAGAGGACGATTTCGGGAACGAGGTCGAACCGTATTCCTTGCCTTCTATCCGGGAATTATTCCGTGTCCTCATCGACCTGCTTGATCCACATAACCGACAACATACCGACCCCATGAGGGTAATGGCATTACGGATTATCGATGTGGCTCTGGAAGTCGCAGGGCCTTCCATTGCCAAGCATCCTAGCTTGGCCGCATTGGCAAAAGACGATCTTTGCCGTCACCTGTTCCAGTTGGTTCGCTCGGAAAATCTGGCCATTCTCAGTGGGTCGCTCAGGGTTGCTGGCACTCTCCTTTTAACCTGCCGGTCCGTCCTCAAGCTACAGCAGGAGCTGTACTTGTCCTATCTAGTTgcttgtcttcatcctcgcgTAGAGATACCGAGAGAACCTGGCATCGACCCCGCCCTGTATGATGGGGTGCCGCAAGCACCCAAGCTGGTGaaacctcctccttcacagACCAGCAGCGGCAGGTCCACGCCGGTCCCCGTCAAAGATAGACAGAAACTAGGTCTGGAAGGTGGCTCGAGGAGACCAGAGACGCGGGAAGCCATGGTTGAGAGCATCGGCGTGCTGGCACGTATTCCCAGTTTCATGGTGGAGCTTTTCGTCAACTATGATTGCGAAGTAGATCGGGCAGACCTCTGTGAGGACATGGTTGGTCTATTGTCCCGCAATGCCTTTCCCGATTCAGCGACGTGGAGCACAACCAATGTGCCCCCATTGTGTCTGGATGCACTGTTGGGGTACGTGCAATTCATATACGATCGTCTCGAGGACGAGCCGCGATACGAGGGCTTTCCGTCCAAGGAACTGCTGAAAAGCCAACgcaaaaagaagaggattaTCATCCAGGGCGCCCAAAAGTTCAATGAAAATCCAAAGGCGGGAATTGCATATCTTGCAGCTCATGGTATCATTGAAAATCCGGATGACCCTGTTCTGGTTGCGCGATTCCTAAAGGGAACCACTCGGATTTCGAAGAAGGTTCTTGGGGAGTTCATCTCTAAGAAATCCAATGAAGCAATCCTTGACGCATTCGTTGATCTGTTTGACTTCTCCGGCAAGACTGTCGTCGATGCGCTGAGAGACCTCCTCGGTGCTTTCCGTCTTCCTGGAGAATCTGCTCTCATTGAAAGGATAGTGACCACATTCTCTGACAAATTTGTCCAGAAAGCCCACCCAAAGGGCGTTGCAGACAAGGATGCACTCTTTGTGCTGACATACGGCATTATCATGCTTAACACAGATGCTTACAATCCTAATATCAGGCCCCAGAATCGCATGACCTGCAATGATTTTGCAAGGAATCTGCGCGGAGTCAATGCGGGAGAAGATTTTGCTCCCGAATTCCTTCAAGAGATCTACGACTCAATCAAACAAAACGAGATTATTTTACCTGATGAGCATGAGAATAAACACGCTTTTGATTATGCATGGCGCGAGCTTCTTCTAAAATCTTCGTCTGCCGGAGACCTGGTTGTTGGGGAGACCAACATTTACGATTCGGAAATGTTTGAAGCAACTTGGAAACCAGTCGTGGCAACGCTTTCCTACGTCTTCATGTCTGCCTCAGACGATGCAGTCTACTCTCGAGTCGTGATGGGTTTCGATCAATGTGCACAGATCGCTGCGCGTTACGGTATCACCGAGGCATTTGACCGCATCATTTTCAGTCTCGCTTCCATTAGCACTCTTGCCACGGACAAGCCGCCAAGCACAGCCCTTAACACTGAGGTCCAAGCTGGGAAGAAGACCGTGATGGTCAGCGAGCTTGCTGTCAAGTTCGGGCGAGACTTCAGAGCCCAGCTAGCCACAGTTGTTCTCTTCCGGGTTCTGGCAGGAAACGAGTCTGTTGTTCAGCAAAGCTGGAAATACGTTTTCCAAATTCTCAGCAACCTCTTCGTCAACTCGCTCATTCCTCCATTCGAAAGTGATATGATTGCCGAACTCGGGATCCCTTCGATCCCATTGCAACCCCCATCACAGGTTGTAGACCGTGATGCGCGTGGTAGTGAGTCAGGACTCTTGTCGGCCTTCACATCTTACCTCTCCAGCTATGCAGCCGATGATCCCCCAGAACCTTCAGATGAGGAGCTAGACAATACGCTTTGCACGGTTGACTGCGTGGCTGCATGCGCGATCAATGATGTTTTGTTCAACATTAA ATCCCTTCCCCTCTCATCCATCACTCGCGTCGTAGAGTCGTTAATGGCTGAGCTTCCCGAAGAAACCACCCCAGCGGTCATTGTTGTCAAACCTGAACGACCAATTCCTTCCCCTAGGTCACCAAATGGCAGAACCGTTACACAGAAATCAAATTATGACCCAAAGATGATATATTATTTGGAACTGGCAACGGTTCTTACTCTTCGTGACCAAGGAACAATTGAGGCCCTTGGTGAACGGCTGGCCACCGTGTTGCAGGCCTTTATCAGGGATGCAACGAATCTGCACTCGCTGGCCCTTTCCCGGATCGTCTCCTATTTGTTCAATTTATTGCGACTGAGCCAT GATCAATCCTTCATGCGTGTGCCGGTGATTCTCCACGGCATATCCAGCTTCGAACAGGACGTTTTAGAAAGTGTTGCTGTTCCCACAATCAAGGGCCTATCCCAGTGCATCTCAGAACAAGGTCTCTTGAGAAACGAGCTCACCGTCTCCCCCGACTTCTGGTCCATTCTGCAGAGACTGCACCAACACACGGAGGCGGCTCCGTTAGTTTTCGAGCTCCTTCGCAGGATCATTGAATCTGTGCCTCCTATAGTGACCGCAGATAACTATGAGTCTGCTGTCGGTCTTGCGAATGATTTCATAAGCGCCGGTAGCGTGGGTTACATTGAAGAACGACAGAGGGATGTGGCATATCGGCGCTCTAAGGGCGTCaagccatcaaagccaag TGAGAACGAAGTCGTTGCTCGCGGTGTCAAAGCCGTTGGTCTCATCTATCACCTGACGAATCGGGTTCCGACCCTCATTAAGCAGTCTCATCTTGAGGAGCGTGAAGGTACGTATGAAGCGTGTTTAGTCGGAGCAGAACTGGCCATTAACTTTGATAATGCCGTAGCTTGGTCAGCCTACTGGTCACCCATTTTCCAGTCTCTGAGTGCACAGTGCATTAACCCCTGCCGGGATATCCGGCATCATGCGGTTTCCACTCTGCAAAGATGCCTTCTCTCTGTTCACATTGATTCGACCGATGATAAGGAATGGACCGGTATCTTTGACCAAGTCCTCTTCCCACTTATTCTCTTGTTATTAAAACCCGAGGTCTATCATTCCGATCCACTTGGTATGGGTGAAACTCGCGTTCAAGCAGCAACACTGGTTTGCAAAATCTTCCTACGCTATCTCGACCAGCTTCCGAACCGGGAAGGCATGCTAGAGCTCTGGCTGAAGATTCTGGATATCCTCGACCGTATGATGAACAGCGGTCAGGGAGATAGCTTGGTACGTGAAGTTGCATTCCTTGAACTATCGAGAAATGGATACACTAACTATCATCTACAGGCGGAGGCAATTCCAGAAAGTCTCAAAAACATTCTTCTAGTCATGGCGGATGGTGGACATTTGGTACCGCCGTCCCAAGATCCTAGCAAGGAACCAATCTGGACGGAAACCAAGAAACGCCTGGAGCGATTCCTCCCAGACTTGTTCAAGGAGATTTTCCCCGAAGATTTGATCGAAAAGCCCGCTGCAGTCCCTGCAGTCTCGTCTCCTATTTCATCTTCGCACGACAACACCAACGCCACCGATGCAAACGTTGGAGAGTCTCAGCCAACGCCTGGTCAGTCAGAAATTGAAGGCGAAGCCATAAAGCCTGAAACTAAGACGGACTAA
- a CDS encoding H(+)-transporting V1 sector ATPase subunit D, with protein MKSKLKGAETGHSLLKRKSEALTKRFREITRRIDEAKQKMGRVMQIAAFSLAEVSYAVGGDIGYQVQESAKQARFRVRAKQENVSGVFLPQFESYTEEGINDFGLTGLGKGGQQVQRCRETYARAVETLVELASLQVLDLYMRFDSFVSNMRYLDCVCDLRRGYQSCQSTSECDVLFAPEYRPEYID; from the exons ATGAAGAGTAAGCTGAAGGGTGCGGAGACCGGTCACAGCTTattgaaaagaaagagcgAAGCCCTTACGAA GCGTTTCCGGG AGATCACCCGACGCATCGATGAAGCGAAACAGAAGATGGGACGGGTTATGCAGATCGCTGCATTCTCCCTGGCCGAAGTGAGCTACGCTgttggaggagatatcgGCTACCAAGTTCAAGAATCAGCCAAGCAAGCACGATTTCGTGTGCGGGCCAAACAAGAGAATGTCTCAGGTGTTTTCCTGCCGCAGTTTGAGAGCTACACAGAGGAAGGGATCAATGACTTTGGCTTGACGGGTCTCGGAAAGGGTGGCCAACAGGTCCAGCGGTGTCGGGAGACATATGCTCGAGCGGTGGAGACATTAGTGGAACTTGCGAGTCTACAGGTACTGGATCTTTATATGCGCTTCGACTCGTTTGTCTCTAACATGCGGTATCTAGACTGCGTTTGTGATCTTAGACGAGGTTATCAAAGTTGTCAATCGACGAG TGAATGCGATGTACTGTTTGCGCCTGAATATAGACCCGAATATATAGACTGA
- a CDS encoding U1A/U2B'/SNF family RNA-binding protein — MCVSSSACYNERTAHLTSLTKQVRNLEERIKVDQLKVALEEIFSEYGNIVEIVAKTNLKAKGQAFIVFDNVESATRAIEEVNGFELFDKPMVLDYAKTKSDATVLREGGTEELEVHKRRRLAEKERKQAHEALEAQKKLKRPPGPADTARPAKTVKGAGLKPTSGAAAAVIPDEYLPPNKILFLRDLPDTADQESLTAIFGRFEGFQEVRLVPGRKGIAFVEYENESGAISAKEATANMPMGDNGKPIRVTYQRQ; from the exons ATGTGTGTCTCCTCGTCTGCATGTTACAACGAACGAACAGCGCATCTAACATCCTTGACCAAACAGGTCCGTAATTTAGAAGAACGCATCAAGGTCGACCAGCTGAAGGTGGCCTTGGAAGAGATCTTCTCTGAGTATGGCAATATCGTGGAGATCGTCGCGAAGACCAATCTGAAGGCCAAAGGCCAGGCGTTCATTGTCTTTGACAACGTCGAATCCGCCACCCGCGCAATCGAGGAGGTCAACGGGTTTGAGCTTTTCGACAAACCGATGGTTCTCGACTATGCGAAAACGAAGAGCGATGCAACCGTTCTGCGAGAGGGCGGGACAGAAGAGCTTGAGGTCCATAAGCGGAGGCGATTAGCAGAGAAGG AGCGCAAACAAGCCCacgaagctctggaagctcagaagaagctcaagcgTCCCCCTGGCCCAGCCGACACAGCGCGTCCAGCCAAGACAGTCAAGGGCGCGGGCCTCAAACCGACCAGCGGTGCAGCGGCAGCAGTTATCCCCGACGAGTACCTTCCTCCCAACAAGATTCTTTTCCTGCGGGACTTGCCCGACACCGCCGACCAAGAGAGCCTTACCGCTATATTTGGTCGGTTCGAAGGATTCCAGGAAGTCAGATTGGTTCCTGGCCGAAAAGGAATTGCCTTCGTCGAGTACGAGAACGAGTCTGGTGCTATCAGCGCGAAGGAGGCTACGGCGAACATGCCTATGGGGGACAATGGCAAGCCTATCCGCGTCACCTATCAGAGACAGTGA
- a CDS encoding mRNA splicing protein SYF1 codes for MPGTLLPPRSDRQHAQMDRTAASRPDLYLIADQDTVYEQDLFRAPGSIKPWLAYIEYKQQNGTLYEQAFVMERACKQLPRSYKLWKMYLEFRINHLRGRNATKYRAEYQKVNALFERALILLNKMPKIWEMYLSFLLQQPLVTQTRRTFDRALRALPITQHNRIWKLYKAFARSASGQTAVKIWARYMQIHPENAEDYIELLVELGQYTEAVKRYMEILDDPRFQSKKGKSNFQLWTEMVDLLVSKAKQIRTGPQVGIDVDAILRSGIDRFADQRGKLWAGLATYWITKGNFEKARDVFEEGITTVMTVRDFTLIFDAYVEFEESIIGSLMEAAAVRADKGNVDEDADFDLDLRMLRFEQLMDRRPFLVNDVLLRQNPNNVIEWEKRVALWGDNKEEIVNTYTAAIAAINPKKAHGKFSELWVNYAKFYESGGDLDTARVIFDKAVKVPFKSVAELADTWCEWAEMELRSENFDKAVDIMAKATQAPKKSTVDYFDETLSPQQRVHKSWKLWSFYVDLVESVATLEETRKVYERIFELRIATPQTVVNYANLLEEHKYFEDSFKVYERGLDLFSYPVAFELWNLYLTKAVDRKIGIERLRDLFEQALDGCPPKFAKPLYLMYGNLEEERGLARHAMRIYERATRAVSDEDRFEMFEFYITKSASNFGLTSTRPIYERAIAALPDQEAKEMCLKFADMERRLGEIDRARAIYGHASQFCDPRTNAGFWQKWEAFEVQHGNEDTFKEMLRIKRSVQAQYNTDVNFIASQAIARSQQRAQEGAREREGEEAGTDASKERADAMAALERQARAPIGFVAASTGPEGGNRPPPPGQQQQPQPSAPVNPDAIDLDDDMDAE; via the exons ATGCCAGGGACACTCCTGCCTCCAAGATCTGACCGGCAACACGCCCAGATGGACCGAACGGCTGCCTCAAGGCCAGACCTTTACCTGATT GCCGATCAGGACACTGTCTATGAACAGGATCTTTTTCGGGCTCCTGGCAGCATCAAACCATGGCTTGCCTACATCGAATACAAACAGCAGAATGGGACACTCTACGAGCAGGCCTTT GTTATGGAGCGTGCCTGTAAACAGCTTCCCAGATCATACAAGCTTTGGAAAATG TATCTGGAGTTTCGAATAAACCACCTTCGGGGTCGTAATGCGACAAAATACCGCGCTGAATATCAGAAAGTGAATGCACTCTTCGAACGAGCACTCATACTGCTGAATAAAATGCCGAAAATCTGGGAGATGTATCTGTCGTTTCTGCTACAACAACCATTGGTGACTCAGACTCGAAGGACATTTGACCGCGCGCTTCGTGCTCTACCGATCACTCAGCACAACCGGATCTGGAAATTGTACAAAGCCTTTGCGCGCTCAGCATCTGGACAAACAGCTGTGAAGATATGGGCTCGTTATATGCAAATTCATCCGGAAAATGCTGAAGATTATATCGAGTTGCTCGTTGAACTGGGTCAGTATACCGAAGCGGTCAAGCGGTACATGGAAATCCTGGACGATCCGCGATTTCAGtcgaagaaaggaaagagcaACTTTCAGCTTTGGACTGAGATGGTCGATCTGCTCGTCTCTAAAGCGAAGCAAATTCGGACCGGTCCGCAAGTCGGCATCGACGTTGATGCCATCCTTCGGAGTGGAATTGATCGGTTTGCGGATCAGAGAGGGAAGCTCTGGGCTGGGTTGGCGACTTATTGGATCACGAAGGGTAATTTTGAGAAAGCGCGCGATGTGTTCGAAGAAGGTATTACCACCGTCATGACCGTCCGCGACTTCACCCTGATATTCGACGCCTATGTTGAATTTGAAGAGTCGATCATTGGAAGCTTGATGGAGGCCGCAGCGGTCCGGGCTGATAAAGGGAATGTTGACGAAGACGCTGATTTTGATCTTGATCTACGAATGCTGAGATTTGAACAACTTATGGATCGCCGGCCATTCCTTGTCAACGATGTCCTGTTACGGCAAAATCCCAACAATGTCATTGAATGGGAGAAGAGGGTGGCTCTGTGGGGTgacaacaaagaagaaattGTCAACACGTACACCGCCGCCATAGCTGCTATCAACCCAAAGAAAGCTCATGGAAAGTTTTCTGAACTCTGGGTCAACTACGCCAAGTTCTACGAGAGTGGTGGAGATTTGGACACGGCCCGAGTTATATTTGACAAGGCTGTCAAAGTTCCCTTCAAATCTGTCGCTGAATTGGCAGACACATGGTGCGAATGGGCCGAGATGGAACTTCGAAGTGAGAATTTCGATAAGGCAGTCGATATCATGGCCAAGGCTACGCAAGCACCGAAGAAGTCTACAGTGGACTATTTCGATGAAACTCTCTCGCCTCAGCAGCGCGTTCATAAGAGTTGGAAGCTTTGGAGTTTCTACGTGGATCTGGTTGAGAGTGTTGCAACCTTGGAAGAGACGAGGAAGGTATATGAGAGGATTTTTGAACTGCGCATCGCAACACCTCAGACTGTGGTCAACTATGCCAACCTATTGGAAGAGCATAAATACTTTGAGGATTCCTTCAAAGTATACGAAAGAGGACTGGATCTCTTCAGCTATCCGGTCGCTTTCGAGCTCTGGAACCTTTACCTCACCAAGGCGGTGGATCGGAAGATTGGCATTGAGAGATTGAGAGACCTCTTCGAACAGGCTCTTGACGGATGTCCCCCGAAGTTCGCAAAGCCACTCTATCTGATGTATGGCaaccttgaagaagaacggGGTCTGGCCCGACACGCAATGAGAATCTATGAGCGTGCAACTCGAGCAGTTTCCGACGAGGACAGATTTGAAATGTTTGAATTTTACATCACCAAGTCTGCCTCCAACTTTGGTTTGACATCCACACGGCCTATCTATGAACGCGCCATTGCGGCCTTGCCAGAccaggaagccaaggagATGTGCCTCAAGTTCGCAGACATGGAAAGGAGACTTGGCGAAATCGATCGCGCACGTGCGATCTACGGACACGCTTCTCAGTTTTGCGACCCCCGTACCAACGCCGGCTTCTGGCAAAAGTGGGAGGCATTCGAGGTCCAACATGGAAACGAAGATACCTTCAAGGAGATGCTTCGTATCAAGCGAAGTGTTCAGGCACAGTACAA CACCGATGTCAACTTCATTGCTTCCCAAGCAATCGCCCGCAGCCAGCAACGCGCCCAGGAAGGCGCCCGGGAGAGGGAAGGCGAGGAAGCAGGCACGGATGCCTCTAAGGAGCGCGCAGACGCCATGGCAGCGCTGGAACGGCAAGCTCGCGCCCCCATCGGCTTCGTTGCCGCCAGCACTGGACCCGAGGGCGGCAATCGTCCCCCTCCGCCgggtcagcagcagcagccgcaacCCTCTGCGCCCGTCAACCCAGACGCTAttgatcttgatgatgatatggatGCCGAATAG